One Candidatus Methylomirabilota bacterium genomic window, CGCAGTCCCAGGCGGGCGACGCGATGAGAAGGAAACCCGGTGATGTGACGGCCCCGGAGGACGACCCGTCCGGCCGACGGCGCCACAACGCCGGCGATGGCGCGCAGCAGCGTGGACTTGCCCGCGCCGTTCGGGCCGATGAGGGCGACGATCTCGCCCTCCTCGATATCGAGCGAGACCTCGTGGACGGCGACGACCTTGCCGTAGCCGGCGGTCAAGCCCTCGACGTGGAGCACCTCAGGGCTCCTCGCCCAGGTAGGCCTCGATCACGCGTGGGTCCCGGCGCACCGCGCCGGGAGGACCGTCGGCGATCTTCTCGCCGAAGTTCATCACGGTGACCCTGTCCGAAACCTCCATCACGAGCGGCATGTCGTGCTCGACGAGGAGGACAGTCCCGCCGGCGCCGGCAATCCCACGGATGACTCGGTGGAGGCTCGCCTTCTCGGCAGGTGTCATCCCGGCTGCGGGCTCGTCGAGGAGGAGCAGGGCGGGGTCGCCGACGAGGGCCCGCGCTATCTCGACACGGCGCTGGTCGGCCAGGGGCAGGGCCGTCGCCGGCATGCCGGCGCGCGCGTCCATCCCCACCCGGGCGAGCAACTCCATGGCATGGCGCCGAGCGGTGCGCTCGGACGCCGGCATCACGAACGGGGGATACGCCCAGGCTGCCCGCAAGGCGTCCCCGAGACGCCACGGCGTCCCCACGACGACGTTGTCGAGTACCGTCATGCCGCCGAACAAGCGGATGTTCTGGAACGTGCGCCCGAGGCCGAGCCGCGTGCGGCGGTGTGGTCGCAGGTCGTTCAGGCGCGTGCCGCGAAGCAGCACCGCGCCGGCCTCGGGCCGGATGATGCCGGTGACGCAGTTGAGGAGTGTGGTCTTGCCGGAGCCGTTCGGTCCGATCAGGGCATGCACGGTGCCCTTCTCCACCGTCAGATCAACGCCCTTCAGGGCGCTCAGCCCGCCGAACGACTTCGACAGCCCCCGGACCTCTAGCAGCGGCACCGGCGTTCCGGGCTCAGTACTCGACCTTCTGGAACTTCCCGTCCTTCACCACCAGAACCGTGGGCTTGCCGGAGCCGTCGCCGTGCTCGTCGAAACTGATGGGACCCACGACGCCGTCGTAATTGTCGAGCTTGGCGAGCCCCTCCCGGATCCGGGCGCGGTCGGACTCGAGGTCGCCGGGACGGTTCGTCACGCTGCTGCGCTCGATGACCATCTTCAGGATGTAGACGTTGTCGTAGGAGCGCAGGCCCCCGTAATTGGACTTCTTGCCCGCCCGGGCGACGAACTTCTTCATGAGCGACTGCATGCGCGGCGCCGGGTCGTCGGGCCAGCCGGCCGAGCCGATGATGCTCCCCTCGCCGTCCTTGCCCACGATCTCGGCGAACTCCGGCGAGCCCGTGCAGGCTCCGGCCAGGAAGGGCTGGGTCAGCCCGAGCTTGCGGGCCTGGCGCACGATGTTGGCCGCCTGCTGGTAGCAGGCGCCGAGCGCGATGCCGTCGGGGGCCGCCGCCTTGATCTTGGTGAGCTGGGCGCTGAAGTCGATGTCCTTTGTCTGGTAGGTCAGCGTCTCCTTCACGGAGATCCCGTGCTTCTTGAACAGTGCGGGCAGGACCTTCGAGCCCTCGGCGGCGGAGACGGCGTCCGCCGAGTCGTAGAGGATGGCGGCGGTCTTGATCTTGTACCGCTCCTTCCAGATCCGCGTGGCGGGGTCGAGCTGCTTGTCGCTCGTCAGCGTGTTTCGGAACGCCCACTCCGAGAGCTTGCCGAGTCCCGGCTTGGCCGAGCACTGCGAGAGGATGATGGTCTTGAGCCGGACCAGCTGCGGCGCCAGCGCCTCGAACTCGGAAGAGAAGCAGGGGCCGAGCACAGCCAGGACCTTGTCTTCCAGGATCAGCCGGCGCGCCAGGGTGATCGCCTGCCCGACCTCGGTGGCCGTGTCGGTGATCACGATCTCCACGGGGATACCCCCGATCCCGCCGGCGGCGTTGATCTCCTCGACGGCGATCTCCGTAGCGACCTTGCTATGCTCCCCCCACTCGGCACCCTTGCCCGTCATGGAGTAAATCGCACCCAGCTTGACCGCCTTGCCCTCCAGCTTCGCATCGGCCGGGACGGCGGCGAGCAGGGTGGCGAGCGCAGCGGTGGCGACCATGATGAGAGGTAGTCGTCGTGTCATAGTTCGATCTCCTTTCCACTGGCGAAACGGGGCTCGTTCAGCCGGCCGGCCCGCGCGCCGGCTGGGGAAGCAGGTATCGCAGCGCCCGGCCGAGGGCGTCGATCAGCCGCCGGTCGACCAGGCCTTGTGGGCGCACGATCATGACGAGGATCATAGCGCCGCCGAGGAAGGCGAGCCGCCACTCCTGCAGGAACCTCAAATACTCGGGTAGCACGGTGAGGACGGTGGCGCCGACCAGGGGTCCCCAGTACGTTTGCATGCCGCCCACGACGAGAAACGTGAAGGGCATCACCGAGCGGTGAAAGCCGAACTCCTCCGGGTCAATGAAGAGCACGTAGTGGGCCCACAGGGCGCCGGCCAGACCCGCGACTGCTGCGCCCACCACGAACGCGACGAGCTTGGCCCGCGTGACATCGATGCCGATCACCTCGGCGGCGAGTTCATCGGTACCGATGGCGGCGAAGGCCCGGCCGAGCGGCGAGCCAGCGGTGCGCCCGGCGAGTACCGAGACCGCGACGACGATCGCCGCCACCAGCGGGAGGTCCGTCACGAAGGCCATCCCACGGTAGCCCTGAGCGGCGCCCGTGGGCTCGAAGTTAAGGAAGAACACGCGGACGATCTCGCCGAAGCCGAGGGTCATCAGCACCAGGTAGATGCCTCGCACGCGCAGGGCCGGGAGCCCCACGAGGCCCCCGATCACGGCGGCGCTCAGCGCTGCCGCGGCGAACGTGGCGGGCCACGGCCAGCCGAGGGCGACCCCGAGCCACGACGAGGCGTAGGCGCCGATGGCCATGAAGCCTCCTTGCCCCAGCGACAGCTGCCCGGCCGAGAAGGGGAAGTACAGCGACAGGGCCAGCACGATGTTGATGCCGAGCTGGATGAGGATGTCCTCGACGTGCGGGCTCAGCATGTCGTCAGTCCCGCCGCTGCACCGTGGCGCCCAGCAGCCCCTCGGGCCGGAGCAGGAGGATCAGCATGAGGACGCCGAACGCGAACGCGTCACGGTAGGAGGAGGCGAGGTACGCGGCTCCGAGGACCTCCAGAACGCCGAGCACCAGGCCCCCCATCATGGCGCCGGCCACGTTGCCGAGACCGCCCAGCAGCATCACCACGAGCCCCTTGATGCCCATCTGCACGCCGATGAAGGGATGCACGGAGTTGTAGGCGAGGCCGACCAGGACGCCGGCGGCCCCGGCGAGGGCAGAGCCGACGAAGAATGTGAT contains:
- a CDS encoding ABC transporter ATP-binding protein, with protein sequence MPLLEVRGLSKSFGGLSALKGVDLTVEKGTVHALIGPNGSGKTTLLNCVTGIIRPEAGAVLLRGTRLNDLRPHRRTRLGLGRTFQNIRLFGGMTVLDNVVVGTPWRLGDALRAAWAYPPFVMPASERTARRHAMELLARVGMDARAGMPATALPLADQRRVEIARALVGDPALLLLDEPAAGMTPAEKASLHRVIRGIAGAGGTVLLVEHDMPLVMEVSDRVTVMNFGEKIADGPPGAVRRDPRVIEAYLGEEP
- a CDS encoding ABC transporter substrate-binding protein; amino-acid sequence: MTRRLPLIMVATAALATLLAAVPADAKLEGKAVKLGAIYSMTGKGAEWGEHSKVATEIAVEEINAAGGIGGIPVEIVITDTATEVGQAITLARRLILEDKVLAVLGPCFSSEFEALAPQLVRLKTIILSQCSAKPGLGKLSEWAFRNTLTSDKQLDPATRIWKERYKIKTAAILYDSADAVSAAEGSKVLPALFKKHGISVKETLTYQTKDIDFSAQLTKIKAAAPDGIALGACYQQAANIVRQARKLGLTQPFLAGACTGSPEFAEIVGKDGEGSIIGSAGWPDDPAPRMQSLMKKFVARAGKKSNYGGLRSYDNVYILKMVIERSSVTNRPGDLESDRARIREGLAKLDNYDGVVGPISFDEHGDGSGKPTVLVVKDGKFQKVEY
- a CDS encoding branched-chain amino acid ABC transporter permease, producing MLSPHVEDILIQLGINIVLALSLYFPFSAGQLSLGQGGFMAIGAYASSWLGVALGWPWPATFAAAALSAAVIGGLVGLPALRVRGIYLVLMTLGFGEIVRVFFLNFEPTGAAQGYRGMAFVTDLPLVAAIVVAVSVLAGRTAGSPLGRAFAAIGTDELAAEVIGIDVTRAKLVAFVVGAAVAGLAGALWAHYVLFIDPEEFGFHRSVMPFTFLVVGGMQTYWGPLVGATVLTVLPEYLRFLQEWRLAFLGGAMILVMIVRPQGLVDRRLIDALGRALRYLLPQPARGPAG